GCCCAGAGGCTGGCAAAAAGAATAAAATCCGGATTTGTAGCAATTAATGGAATGGTCAAATCCGACCCGAGGCTGCCTTTTGGTGGGGTAAAGAAGTCTGGAGTCGGGAGAGAACTTTCCCATTATGGGCTCAAAGAATTTGTGAATATAAAAACAGTTGTTGTCAACAGGTAAAATATCTGAACTGCAAACTTAATTTAAGCTTAAATAGCTTAGTCAGAACTTAATAAGCAAACATGAGTTAGTTATACCCAGTTCGGATAAAAGCCAGATAACTTATTTGAGGTTTTTCATGAAGGCTTCAGATCTTTTCGTTGCCCAGCTTAAGGAGGAAGGTGTAGAATATATCTTCGGGCTGCCAGGCGAAGAAAATCTTGACCTGCTTGAATCCCTTAGGACTTCCGGAATCAAACTTATAGTAACAAGGCATGAACAGGCTGCAGCATTTATGGCTGCAACATATGGGAGGCTGACAGGTAAACCAGGAGTTTGTTTTTCAACGCTTGGTCCAGGGGCTACCAATCTTGTCACAGGTGTTGCCCAGGCACAGCTTATAGGAGCCCCTCTTATTTCCATATCCGGTCAGAAGGCTCTGATCGATAACTGGCAAGCTCGCTTCCAGCTTGTAAATGTTGTCAGGATGATGGAACCTCTCTGCAAAAACGCTGTGTCCATTACAGATCCCGGAATGATTCCCACAGTTATTCGCAACGCCTTCAAACATGCGGAAGCTGAAAGACCAGGAGCTGTACATATCGAGCTTCCTGAAGACGTGGCTGGAGCAGAAACTGAAGCTGTGGTGCAGAAGCGAAGCGAGATTAAAATCCCTCACCCTGATCCCGAAGCTGTAAAAAAAGCCGCAGCCATGATCTGTGAGGCTAAAAATCCGCTGATCATAGTTTCTTCAGGTGCAAACAGGAAAGCGGTCAGTGAAGAGCTCGAGGACTTTGTCCAGCGGACAGGCATCTACCTTGTGCATACCCAGATGGGAAAAGGTGTCGTTCCAGATGACTGCCCTCAGAGTCTCTTTGCCACCGGAATTCATGCCCGAGACTATGTTAACTGCGGAATTGACATAGCTGACCTTATTATTACTATTGGGTACGATATAGTTGAATATCCTCCCTATCTGTGGAACAGGGCACTGGACAAGCAGATTATAAATATTGATTTTGTGGAGTCCGTACCTGACAGGTATTTTAACCCGACTGTAGAAATAATCGGGGATATCGCCTTTTCAATCCGAGAACTTGCCGCATGTATACCGGGAAGACGAGAATTTCCGGTTTTTGAGCAAACTAAAAGTTTCATTGAAGAGAAGATAAACACTGTCGCCAGGAAGAGTTATCCTCCTCTCCCACAGGCGGTAGTCCAGAGTGTCAGGAAGGTGCTCGGGAGAAAAGACATAATCACGCTTGACAACGGGATTTATAAACTCTGGTTTGCTCGCCTTTATAAGACATATGCCCCAAATACCGTGCTCCTTGACAATGCGCTTGCAACTATGGGCGCAGGGCTTCCGTCAGGAATTGCCGCAAAACTTCTTAATCCAGAGCGCCGGGTACTTGCAATCTGTGGGGATGGAGGGTTTATGATGAACTGCCAGGAACTTGAGACTGCAGTCCGATATGGAATCCCTGTTGTCGTCCTTATCCTTAATGACAATGGTTTTGGATTCATTAAATGGAAACAGAAAAAATTGAATTTTACGGATTATGGGCTAGATTATGGAAATCCTGATTTCCCTAGCTTTGCTAGGAGCTTTGGAGCTGAGGGATTCAAGGTTAGGGAAGATGATGACCTTGAAGAGGTTCTCGAGCGAGCTTTTGCCCTTAATAAGGTGGCAGTTATCGAATGTCCTATTGATTATTCTGTAAACTATGAGACTTTCTCGATAGAACTGGGAAAGCTCACATGTAAGTTCTGATCTGAAAATAAAAATTTTGGCTGCAAATAGGGTTTGCGGATTAAATCCATGCAAGCCCCAGATTTTAGAATTAAGCCCTGAGGGGGGGACTAATGGAAGGCAAAGAAAATGAGGCTGGATATCCTGTACACTCACATGATGTAGTTATAGTCGGTGCCGGAATTACAGGGCTTAGGGCGGCGATTGAAACCGTAGATCAGGGGCTCAATACAGCCGTTATTTCTAAGGTGCATCCTCTCCGCTCCCACTCCGTAGCAGCCCAGGGAGGGATAAATGCAGCTTTAGGAAATGCCGTAGCCAGTGATTCCTGGGAAGCACATGCCTTTGATACAGTAAGGGGGTCGGATTATCTGGCTGACCAGGATGCCGTGGAAATCCTGTGTAAAAACGCACCTGAAGCAGTGATAGAGCTTGAGCATTTCGGAACTGTTTTTTCCAGGCTTCCTGACGGCAGGATTGCTCAGAGACCCTTTGGAGGAGGTATGTTCCCAAGAACCTGCTACGCTGCAGATCGGACAGGGCATAATATTCTGCATTCACTCTATGAACAACTTGTTGGCAGGCAGAGAAAAGAAAGTGAAAACTGTGAAAACCGGAAGCCGAGCAAACTTAGCTTTTACGAAGAATTTTTTGTAACCTCCCTTGTAAAGTCAGGAGAAAGCCTGTCTGAGAAAGGCTCGAAGAAAGAAGAAAGATGTGTAGGCTGTACTGCTCTGAATATCGCTGATGGGAACTTGCATGGTTTTACCTGCCATTCTCTTTTACTTGCAACCGGCGGTTTTGGGCGACTTTTTGACCGTTCCACAAACGCCCTGATTAATACAGGGGACGGTGCATCCCTGGCGCTTCGGGCAGGTGTGCCTTTAAAGGACATGGAATTCGTGCAGTTCCATCCAACTACCCTTTACGGCACAAACATCCTGATCACAGAAGGTGCAAGAGGAGAAGGTGGGTATCTCCTGAATAACAGGAATGAGCGTTTTATGGAGAGATATGCCCCTGCCTCCATGGAGCTTGCCCCAAGAGATATTGTTGCGAGAGC
The Methanosarcina thermophila TM-1 genome window above contains:
- a CDS encoding FAD-binding protein: MEGKENEAGYPVHSHDVVIVGAGITGLRAAIETVDQGLNTAVISKVHPLRSHSVAAQGGINAALGNAVASDSWEAHAFDTVRGSDYLADQDAVEILCKNAPEAVIELEHFGTVFSRLPDGRIAQRPFGGGMFPRTCYAADRTGHNILHSLYEQLVGRQRKESENCENRKPSKLSFYEEFFVTSLVKSGESLSEKGSKKEERCVGCTALNIADGNLHGFTCHSLLLATGGFGRLFDRSTNALINTGDGASLALRAGVPLKDMEFVQFHPTTLYGTNILITEGARGEGGYLLNNRNERFMERYAPASMELAPRDIVARAIQQEIEESRGFEGGYVLLDLRHLKEERITERLPGIRLICLNFAGIDPVKSPIPVQPGQHYSMGGISVGNSLETELPGLYAAGECACISVHGANRLGGNSLLETVVFGKLAGQEIGKAFLASGYDRKEAKKAVLESLHRENERIKTLLARKSGVKMHSLRDELRKTMFEYFGVFREGKKMEKGLEKLLQLKNRFSDVYINNKSREFNYALIYALELEGLFDIGEAVARGAIARKESRGSHSRVDYPQRDDNNFLHHTLYRLKKGNPVLESLPVRIRKFPVKERVY
- a CDS encoding acetolactate synthase large subunit, producing the protein MKASDLFVAQLKEEGVEYIFGLPGEENLDLLESLRTSGIKLIVTRHEQAAAFMAATYGRLTGKPGVCFSTLGPGATNLVTGVAQAQLIGAPLISISGQKALIDNWQARFQLVNVVRMMEPLCKNAVSITDPGMIPTVIRNAFKHAEAERPGAVHIELPEDVAGAETEAVVQKRSEIKIPHPDPEAVKKAAAMICEAKNPLIIVSSGANRKAVSEELEDFVQRTGIYLVHTQMGKGVVPDDCPQSLFATGIHARDYVNCGIDIADLIITIGYDIVEYPPYLWNRALDKQIINIDFVESVPDRYFNPTVEIIGDIAFSIRELAACIPGRREFPVFEQTKSFIEEKINTVARKSYPPLPQAVVQSVRKVLGRKDIITLDNGIYKLWFARLYKTYAPNTVLLDNALATMGAGLPSGIAAKLLNPERRVLAICGDGGFMMNCQELETAVRYGIPVVVLILNDNGFGFIKWKQKKLNFTDYGLDYGNPDFPSFARSFGAEGFKVREDDDLEEVLERAFALNKVAVIECPIDYSVNYETFSIELGKLTCKF